DNA from Equus asinus isolate D_3611 breed Donkey chromosome 17, EquAss-T2T_v2, whole genome shotgun sequence:
CCCTGGCTGTGGGCTGGTGGGGGAAGCTGCCTCGTGCTGTGGCTGTGTGCTGATGCGTGTGCCTGCACATCCACACCCTCTTCCTCCCCCAGAGCAGAGGCTCCTTCTCCCCAGCACAGATACCTGGGAGTGTGGGGAGGGACAGCCCCCCTGTGCTGGGCTCCCTGTTGGAAAGGGACAGTCGAGCTGCCAGTGTGAGGTGCTGCAGAGCCACGTTGGCCTGCCAGGTGACAGGCAAATGGCCTTTGGGCTTGGGTCCTGCCCACCCGCCAGTGGCGCCTCCCCGGACCCACCCTCACCTGGGTCTGCGGCGGCGGAAGGAGCGAGAGGTCCCAGCACTAAACTCTCCCTCGctctattttttgaggaacctgaATGAACCTGAAAGCAAAGACCGAGTGGAGACGCTCAGGTGAGAGGGCGGGAGCAGCACTGGCCCTGCCCGGGCCGCCGGGCTCGCCACACGCCGcctgctcctccttccttctgccaCCTGGCTCTTCCCCCGGTGGTTCTgccctgtcctcaccctcttgggGCCTCCCTTTCCTCAGAGAATCCCCACAGCCCAGCTGTAGTCGGTGTGGGCCCTTCCCCTCAGATCTGGTATATTCTAGAAgcaggggccctgggctgggcgGTCGGGGCTACAGATTCCTACCCATTGACTGGCTCACTTCTGTGCCTCAGCTGCTTCTTTCTGTCCAGGCTGTGAACTGCTCAGGGCTGTTGAACACCGCTCCCCTTTCTTCCCTGGCTCTCCTCCCCTCTTCAGAGCAAAGCATGGAACTGTCACCCCCCCACCCACCATCAGGGCCTGGTCTCCCCTCGCCTTCTCCGCCCCAAGAGCCGGAGGGGCAGGCCTGCCCACCTGTCgcaccctccctgctcccccgGACCAGGGCTCGCATTCCCTCTTGCAGTGTTGCCTCCCGGGCACCCTCCGCTCCCCCATCGTCTCAGGGTCTGTCTGCCAGGGTGGCTGTCCCTCGGGGGGTGCCTCAGCCCCCGCCTGACTCTGCCTCTGCCCTCTCCGCAGACCTCACGTAGTGGGCAGCGGAggtaatgacaaagaaaaggagGAGTTTCGGGAGGCCAAGCCCCGCTCCCTGCGCTTCACGTGGAGTATGAAGACCACGAGCTCCATGGAGCCAAACGAGATGATGCGGGAGATCCGCAAGGTGCTGGACGCAAACAGCTGCCAGAGCGAGCTGCACGAGAAATACATGCTGCTGTGCATGCACGGCACGCCGGGCCACGAGAACTTCGTGCAGTGGGAGATGGAGGTGTGCAAACTGCCGCGGCTCTCTCTCAACGGTGTTCGATTTAAGCGGATATCGGGCACCTCCATGGCCTTCAAAAACATTGCCTCCAAAATAGCCAACGAGCTTAAGCTTTAACAGGCTGCCAGGAGTGGGGGGCCACGGAGGCGGGCCAGCTGGACTTCGCTGCTGGGGCCGGCCGCTCCGCCCCACCTGGGCGAGACTGCAGAGATGGATCGGTGTGTCTCCCCCTGCTGGCACATCTCCCCTCCCCGcccttctcagttttttcttccaTGTTTGTGGGGGATGGGAGATGGCTCTTTCCCCCCCACATTTACCCCTGCCCAGAAGTCCCCCCTTCCCCCCTCGCTCCCACAGGAGgcaaaggaaggggagggagggtgggggggcaGGGCTCCCCCTCGGTACTGCGGTTGCACAGAGTATTTCGCCTAAACCAAGAAATTTTttattaccaaaaagaaaaaagaaaaaaaaaaatcccagcggCCACCTTTCCTCCCTGCCCCATCGGGACAGTTGAGACTGGATCTGTGGGGTTTCCCGGGAGGGTGGCTCAGGGCTGGAACACTCTCAGGCAAGAGTGGTGGAGTTCCCTGTCAGGCCCTCCGCCAGGCCCACTTTgggcttctcccctctccccctcgtTCCCCTCCAAGCAAACCACCAGAGGTGGCCTTCCCCTGACCTCAGGCCCCTGGGCTGGAGGCCTGGGcggctgggggctggggcgggggtgcTGCGCAGCCCTGAAGCAGGTGGGGCTGGCGGCGAGGATGGGGCTCGGCCTCCCTCCACACTGTAtcctctgcccctccttcccCCGAGCTGGGCATTTCCTTCCACGAGCTGCTGTGGGGACTTTTGTCCCCCTCCTCAAAAGTCTGTGCCATCTTCTCCCATCCCCTCCCGGGTAGAAGGCGGGGCTGaccccagggctgggagaggggaggggactgcAGGGCAGATGGGCTCCTCGGCCCCCAGGGGGCCGCCTGGGCTGCTAGTCTCCGGAACAGGGACGCTGGGCATTCTCCGTTATGGGAGAGCCTTTGTCTGAAAGCACAGCCCCCGCCTTTCCTCCCCCACTGCTCCCCGTCATTGGCATTAATCTAGGCACCAGCTAGTTCCATAGCAGTGACTTCCCTCACCACTCATCTCGGCCTTGCCTCTTCTTCCTGACACTGTCGCCCCTCCTCTCAGGAGACACTGCCCAGGGCCGCCTGGCGGGGCTGGATGGGGCAGCGGGGGCCGGGAGCCTCTGCCCTCCACGGGGTGGGGGGACAGCTAGGCCAAGTGATGCCCAGCTTGCCAACCTCCACGGCCAGCGTGGGAGTGGCTGGTGACGGGCGCTTGGCTGGTGGCGGCCGCTGCATCCCTTAATTTATTTCTCTGCTGTTTCTGTTCTTGAGAAATTGGGGGAGGGGGTCCTGCACAGAGGCTGCCCCCACCCTCACctgagttgtacatttttttgtgatgggttttattttttattttattattttattttttttgatttaTGATGACTCCACCCCTACTCATCACCCCCACTCCCAGGCCAGGCTCCGCGGCAAGTCGAGCCCTTGGGTCCCAGGAAGGGGCCTCGCCAACCTCAGCCCTCCTGCCCCAAGCCCCGACTGGACTGCGGGCTGCTCCGGCTCCGACCAAGGGctccccctcccttccaccctccctccctccccgctccTGCCCTATGGAACAGCCCGGGTGCTCCGAGGGGCCCGGAGGGCATGGCTTGGCTCCCAAAGGGGGTGgtggccggggggggggggggggggggggggggggctcccaGGCAAGgtggcccctccccacccagcccccccCTGCACTTAGTTTCTCCTCTGGATCAAACACGTAATAAAGAGAATGTTTGGAATCTGAGCTGCCTCCTCCTGTTTCTTCTCCCAGCTGGGCAGGGACCCAGTCCCCGTGGGCAAGATGTGGCCCAGCCCGCCTGCCTCGCAAGAGAGAACTGATTCCTGTCTGGGGCCTGGGGGAGAGGCCTATGCTGGGCGGCCTTCGCTCCCACCCTCATGGCATTGACAGGTCCTTACACCAGGGAAAGAGGACTCAGCGAGCTtggaaggttttatttattttttaaaaacattgaaaaataaacCCATGTCTGCATATGTTCCCAGTCCTCCTTTCTCCAGGCTTGTGGGTGGGGGGCACAGTGGGCACCCTCAGAGCTCCTCGGCATTCCCCAGGGGCCCCTGAAGACAGACAGGAGAGctgcccctccagccctgctcACCTCAGGCCCCGAGGAACCTCTGCCCACCAACCCCCTGCGGGCCCCTCCCCAGCTCACCCCAGACTTATTGCTGAAAGAAGGGACGGAGGGAGAACAGCCCACACGTCGAACTGTCCTCTCCCCTACCCCCCAAGCTAGAGTCTACCCCCTCTACACAACGGGCACGGCCCAGAGGCCAAGCCCGAGCCAACTCGGAGACAGCCATTCCAGTCCCAGCCAGGAAGAAAGTACCCTCAGGCCAGCTCAGAAGCCACTGAGTCCCAGCTGCTGGCTGGGATGGGGGCAGAGACAGGCTCAGCTGCCAGAGATGTGCAGAACCCGCGGGTCCAGGCTGTGCCCATCGGCTGCTCGGGTCTTCAAAAGGCCTGGCAACAGCTCTAGTCCCTTCTGGCCTCAGGGAAGCCAGAGGTGTCTGAGGATGTCCAGCAAAGGGGTTCTGGAGCCTCTGGTTGGTAGAGGGCCTCAGGGCTCAGAGTGAGGGTGCTGGAGGCTCCAGAGGGGCTCCAATCAGGGTGGGTGGGGGCTGAGGGCCAGGGCGGGCACTGTGGCGGGAGGCAGCCAGAGCAGGGCGGatgaggggtggtgggggctggTTGGGGGCCAGCCGGGGCTGGAGGAAGCGCCCCTGCTGGAGTGGGGGTGGCTGACGAAGCAGAGTGGGAGCCGTGGGCAAAGGTGGCCTCAGCAGCGGGGGCGGCTGGGACAGCgaggtgggaggtggaggagggggtggtgcAGGGGGCACCGATCGGGGCACCGACGTTGAGACAGATGTAATCTGGacctgagaggagagaaaagagcgAGAGACCAGGCTCTTTCCCGCCCTCGGCCCAGTCCCGGCggttcctctcctctcttctctgaagGGTGTCCTCACCCCTTCTCACCTCGTCATCTTCCTCTAGGGCTGGGGCTGGCAAGGGAGCCCCTCTCCTAGCCTCCTCCATGGGGACCGGGGCTCCAGGGGCCCCATCCTGCTCGGCCTCCCATTCCTGCAGCACCTCCTCCAGATTGAAGCGGCGCCGGTAGCTCACAAAGAAGGTCTTCACTTGGGTCAGAGTCTTGTTCCCAATCACCTCTGCAATAGCCCCAAAGTCTTTGCCATACCTACGGATGGCTGCAAGGGTCAAAAGGGCAGCAGACTGTGAACATCCCTGAGAACTAGTTacttccctgctcctccccctccaccccagctccTCGGAGGGTGGGAAGACTCTGGGGGCCCTCTACTCCCCCCATAGGTGATCGAACCTACCTTGCACAGCCAAAAGCTGCTCATCCGTGGTCCAGCGGGAGTTGAACTTGGTGTTGGCCTGGAGAGCAAACAATATATCCTTGAGACTCAAAAATACGGAAGTGGAGGCCTTGCTCTCCCTTTCTGCTCCACCTGCAAGAAAACCCCCTTCTGCACTCGAAGAGCAGCCTTACCTCGGGGGGGCGGAGTGGATCAATGCCCCCCTCCAGGGCTTGGCGGAGGCTGCTGTTGGTCTGCTTCATGCTCTGCACCTGGGAAGGTCAGAAATGGAGGGACGTCAAACTCTCCGTGCCAGGATGGCCATCAATACCCAGCCCTCGCCAGGGGCCAAGCTCTTTGCCACCCACCATCTAACTCATTCCTCCCTCACAACCACTCAGTAGGGGTGATGCTAGGGTTCACCTCTCTTTACGAACCAGTTGTTCTAAAGGCCCAGAAAAGAATGCCGAGTTACCCGGAAGCCCCGAGGATAgggcagaggaagccttggcGCCTGCACCGCCTCCCTTCCATCGCAGCTGCCCCCACTCATAGTTCCCCGCTGCTGACTGCCCCCTCTGCATGGCCCCTTCTTGGGCCCCACCTGGCGCTTGAGGGAGATGAGCTGGGAGTCAAGGCCTCGAAGCGTGAGGTTGGCAAGATCCGGGCTTCCTGACACGGCAGTGAGGCCCTCTGGGCTCAGGTACATGCCCTTGGGTGGGCGCCGTCGGGTTCGCAGCGGGTGGTGGCGGTATTGAGACCCCTGCGCCTCCTTCTTCCCCGGACCTGGGCGGGCATTCAGGGGCCGAGAGGGCACAGGCTgccagggaaaggagaggggctgggtggTGCAGAGCCCAGAGAGAAGGCAGGCGGGCAGGCAGGGCCTACCCAGCTCTGGGACCTCACCTCTCTCTTGGGGTCTCCGGCATCTGGCTCTCCCTCACTCACGGCTCCTCGTCCTTCTTCAAGCTCATCGCTGTTGACACAGGGCCGGGGAAGGAGTGAGGCGGGAGCTAAGGGCCCCCAGGAGCTCGGCTTGCCCCCACCCAGAGCTTCCCTGGGCCCCTACCTGTCTTCTTTGTCCTTTCGGCCCCCCAGCCGCCGAGCCTGTCTGTCCATCACACTGGTCCGGCTACGGGTCTTCTTCCAAGAGTAATAATACTTCACCAGGCTGGGGATCAGCTTGTCGGGCAGCTGAAGGGGCAACGCCAGAGGCTGGGGCCCACCCAAGACTCGGGCCCCAGGCAGGCTCGTCAGGAAGGAGGGGCTAAGGAGCCgcggtgggggtggaggggcttTACCATCTGCTGGATCCGCTGGAAGCACTTGCCGTGGAAGCCGAAGGCCTGTTCAAACAACACCTTGTCCTCCACAGTCCACTCGTCGGGGAAGGGGGTGAAGTTGGCCAGGTCGGCCAGCGACTTCTCCACGTCATGCTTATGCCACAGGAGCATGCCCAGTGCCTGGCCCGGGAGAGGGGACAACTCGGGCTCAGGCTCAGCCGCCCCCTGCACTGTCCCGTGCCCACCCCAAACCCCTGCGGGGCCAGGGCTCACCTGCTCAATGTTGTAGCCGTGCTTCTCCTTGGCCATGGCGATGTACTTGTCAACTGCAGGGGCGGGAGGGGCCAGAGTTTGAAGGAGGGGTTCCAACTCCTAACCCAGGCCTGTCCAGACAGAGGGACACCCCCAGGGACCAGGCCCCTGAGCCTGAGCCCCCCCTGGCAGGGGCTGAACCCACACACCTCACTCAGCCTCCAGCCCATTTCTGAGAAGAGCTGGCCACCGGTTGGCACGACCTCAAGGCGCCAGCTCCCAGGGACGTGCATGAACCCAGGGTCCTGACCCCACTCACGCTTGGCATCTGACACACAGTGGTTGGGCGACCACACCAGCATCCCCTTCAGCTCCTTGTTGCTGTAGCGTGCGGGGCTCTCTGAAAGGCACAGAAGCAGAGGAGGGAAGACATTcagaccagcctggtggcgctgGCCTGAACCCACGGCCAAAGGGCGGCAGAGGAGTGGGGCCTGGGAGGTGAGgcccagagggaaggaggggcagagaCCCAGACAGGAAGGCAGAGCAGGAAAACTAACCATGCCACGggtccacccccccccccacccccgccgcctGTCCTTCCAGTGGGCGCCAGCCAAGGGCTCCCCCAGGTGGGGCTCAGGGCCAAGCCATGGGCCCTCCGCTCCCCTCCCTTCGCAGCCTGCCCTGCCACTCACCAGGCTTGCACTCCGGAATTACGGCCTGGTAATTGGTTCCAACGCGGATCATGCTGTCTGTGAAGCCAGGGGGAGGCAGTCAGGactccagggagggagggaggatgggaggatgtGGCGGGGGAGGTGGCTGGCCTAGAGTTCTCCTTCCTGACCACCCAGGGCCCCCACCTTCCAGGAGGCTCACTTTTCGCTATCTTCCCTCTTAGTTACCCTCAGCCACAGAAGGAACTGGAAGAGGG
Protein-coding regions in this window:
- the RCOR2 gene encoding REST corepressor 2 isoform X1; the encoded protein is MPSVMEKPSAGSGILSRSRSKTAPNGGQPHSEDDSSEEEHSHDSMIRVGTNYQAVIPECKPESPARYSNKELKGMLVWSPNHCVSDAKLDKYIAMAKEKHGYNIEQALGMLLWHKHDVEKSLADLANFTPFPDEWTVEDKVLFEQAFGFHGKCFQRIQQMLPDKLIPSLVKYYYSWKKTRSRTSVMDRQARRLGGRKDKEDSDELEEGRGAVSEGEPDAGDPKREPVPSRPLNARPGPGKKEAQGSQYRHHPLRTRRRPPKGMYLSPEGLTAVSGSPDLANLTLRGLDSQLISLKRQVQSMKQTNSSLRQALEGGIDPLRPPEANTKFNSRWTTDEQLLAVQEVIGNKTLTQVKTFFVSYRRRFNLEEVLQEWEAEQDGAPGAPVPMEEARRGAPLPAPALEEDDEVQITSVSTSVPRSVPPAPPPPPPPTSLSQPPPLLRPPLPTAPTLLRQPPPLQQGRFLQPRLAPNQPPPPLIRPALAASRHSARPGPQPPPTLIGAPLEPPAPSL
- the RCOR2 gene encoding REST corepressor 2 isoform X3 → MPSVMEKPSAGSGILSRSRSKTAPNGGQPHSEDDSSEEEHSHDSMIRVGTNYQAVIPECKPESPARYSNKELKGMLVWSPNHCVSDAKLDKYIAMAKEKHGYNIEQALGMLLWHKHDVEKSLADLANFTPFPDEWTVEDKVLFEQAFGFHGKCFQRIQQMLPDKLIPSLVKYYYSWKKTRSRTSVMDRQARRLGGRKDKEDSDELEEGRGAVSEGEPDAGDPKREPVPSRPLNARPGPGKKEAQGSQYRHHPLRTRRRPPKGMYLSPEGLTAVSGSPDLANLTLRGLDSQLISLKRQVQSMKQTNSSLRQALEGGIDPLRPPEANTKFNSRWTTDEQLLAVQAIRRYGKDFGAIAEVIGNKTLTQVKTFFVSYRRRFNLEEVLQEWEAEQDGAPGAPVPMEEARRGAPLPAPALEEDDEVQITSVSTSVPRSVPPAPPPPPPPTSLSQPPPLLRPPLPTAPTLLRQPPPLQQGRFLQPRLAPNQPPPPLIRPALAASRHSARPGPQPPPTLIGAPLEPPAPSL
- the RCOR2 gene encoding REST corepressor 2 isoform X2, which encodes MPSVMEKPSAGSGILSRSRSKTAPNGGQPHSEDDSSEEEHSHDSMIRVGTNYQAVIPECKPESPARYSNKELKGMLVWSPNHCVSDAKLDKYIAMAKEKHGYNIEQALGMLLWHKHDVEKSLADLANFTPFPDEWTVEDKVLFEQAFGFHGKCFQRIQQMLPDKLIPSLVKYYYSWKKTRSRTSVMDRQARRLGGRKDKEDSDELEEGRGAVSEGEPDAGDPKREPVPSRPLNARPGPGKKEAQGSQYRHHPLRTRRRPPKGMYLSPEGLTAVSGSPDLANLTLRGLDSQLISLKRQVQSMKQTNSSLRQALEGGIDPLRPPEANTKFNSRWTTDEQLLAVQGPDYICLNVGAPIGAPCTTPSSTSHLAVPAAPAAEATFAHGSHSASSATPTPAGALPPAPAGPQPAPTTPHPPCSGCLPPQCPPWPSAPTHPDWSPSGASSTLTLSPEALYQPEAPEPLCWTSSDTSGFPEARRD